The genomic stretch TAACCTCCTCTTTCGTTGACAGGCACCTGCGCATCGGTATTGACTCCCTGAAGCAGCTGATCAATGACGGCCTTACCGTACGCCACCTGAAATTCTGATCCGCATGCCCTTACCCCTGCTGCACATAGATAACCTGCAGATAGATTTTGTTGGCGACGCCGGCGTCAGCAGCGCTGTATCCGGCATCTCTTTCCAGGTAAACAGGAACGAGATCCTGGCCATTGTAGGCGAGTCCGGCTCCGGTAAATCCGTGACCGCCCTCTCTATCCTGCAACTGTTGCCTGCCCCGCCGGCCCGGTACAGCCAGGGCGCCATCTGGTTTTCCCCCAACGGACAGGCATCCATTAACCTGTTACAGCAAAGCCCGGCACAACTCCGGGCCATCAGGGGTAACCAGATCGCTATGATCTTCCAGGAGCCCATGACCTCGCTCAACCCGCTGTTCACCTGCGGTAACCAGGTGATGGAAGCTATCCGCCAGCACCAGTCCCTGTCGGCCAAAGCCGCCCGGGCTAAGACCCTGCAGCTTTTTGAACAGGTACAACTGCCCGACCCTGCCAGCCTCTTCCATCGCTACCCGCACCAGCTCAGCGGCGGACAGAAGCAACGGGTCATGATCGCCATGGCCATGAGCTGTGAACCCGACCTGCTGATCTGCGATGAGCCCACTACCGCCCTGGATGTCACTGTTCAGAAAACCATCCTGGGCCTGCTCCGCTCCCTGCAGGCCAGTTCCGGCATGGGCGTTATTTTTATTACCCACGACCTCGGCGTGGTGGCCGAAGTAGCCGACCGCGCCATCGTATTATACAAGGGCAATATTGTAGAGGAAGGCCCCGTAAGCCGACTGTTCAGCCAGCCGCAGCATCCTTATACCAAAGGATTACTGGCCTGCCGGCCCGCGCTCCATCCCAAAGGACAAAGACTACCGGTAGTGAGCGATTTCCTATCGCCCGCTCCCACCAGCCCGAAAGAAGTTTTGGGACGAACCAATGAACAACCTGCCAATACCCCCTCTCCCGCTGCCAGGAAGGAGAACAGTTCCACAGCACCACTGCTGGAGGTTAACAACCTGCGCGTTTGGTTCGCCCATAAAAAAGATCTGTTTGGCAAAAGCATGGAGCCGGTGAAAGCAGTAGATGATGTAAGCTTTACCGTATACAAAGGAGAGACCCTGGGACTGGTAGGTGAATCCGGTTGCGGAAAAACCACGCTGGGCCGTAGCCTGCTGCAACTGATAGCGCCTACCGGCGGCAGCATCCGCTATAACGGGCAGGAACTGACCACCCTTACACCAGCCGCATTAAAAGCCCTGCGCAAAGACATACAGATCGTTTTTCAGGATCCATACTCTTCCCTCAACCCGCGACTACCCATTGGCTCAGCCCTCCAGGAACCACTGGAAGTACACCGGCTGTTGCCTACGGCCCGCCAACGCAAAGAGCGCGTGATGGAACTGCTGGAAAAAGTGAACCTGCTGCCGGAACATTTTTATCGCTACCCGCATGAGTTCTCCGGCGGTCAACGGCAGCGGATTGTAATAGCCCGTACCCTGGCCCTGAACCCGGATTTTATTATCTGTGATGAATCCGTATCCGCCCTCGATGTGAGCGTGCAGGCGCAGGTGCTCAACCTGCTCAATGAACTGAAAAAAGAATTCGGCTTTACCAGTATTTTCATCTCCCATGACCTTTCTGTAGTGCGCTATATCAGCGACCGGATCATGGTCATGAACAAGGGAAGGATAGAAGAGATCGGAGAAGCGGAACAGGTGTATGCACAACCCCGGAGCGCCTATACCCGGCGGCTGATAGCCGCCGTGCCGCAGACGCCGGCCATTCAGCTGTAAGCAAGGATGCAGCAGGCGGGCGACAAGGCCCCACCTGTACCCGGCAGGAAATTGTCCCCTTTTTGTTTACCACCTAATAACCAGCAGCAACGCAGGAACCTGCCTGAAAAAGAATATTTGGGACGAACCAAATAAGCAAACAATATTTCCTCAATCCCGAAACCTGCGCGCCTTCACTATTTCCGGTAAATATTCTTTGCTCCATTCCATGTAACGGGTATCAAAAAAATTGCTGGCTATCGGGTGCCTGCTGTACATCATTTCTTTCAGCAGCTGCTGCAGCTGCTCGCTGACCGGTTTGTCGCTTTTCAGCTTTACCGAACCCATTCCGGTGAACTCCTCTTCTACCAGGTCAAGACTATCCTTATCCGCCGGCAGCAATCCTGCATTGGCAATATACCAGTTGTCTTCATCCCGGGCAGGCTTATATTTAAAGAAATAGTACAATCCACTACCTGCAGGCAGCTTTTCCAGGAAGGCCAACGAGTCCGGTTTTCTGTATTCCCCAGCCACCAGGTATGCCCGGGCCATAGCTTCCTGGTTGCGGTAAGCAGCAGGGAAATGCTGCAGCAGCCCGCCTTTTTTCAGGTAAGCATATAGTTTGGAACGGTACTTATCGTCCGCAGCAAAGGATTGCAGCAGGGTATCAGCTACCGGTACGCCATTGCGCAGCAAGAGACCCATATTGTTGAATAAGAGCTTGCGGTCCCCGGTTTCCATCAGCTGCTGGAAGAACTGCTGCACACCCGGTTGCTTTTCCCGGAAAGGCAGTAAGAGCACCGCGTACTGATCCAGCAGTTTATTACCCGATTCCAGCTCCTCCTCTTCCTCGTCTTCCACCTCTTTATCATTGGCATACAGCATGGCCAGGTCTTTCCTTCCTGCTTCCTGTAATTTCCTGCGCGCTTCTTCAGCCCGCTGCTTTTTCAGCAATTGTCTTCCTTCCAGGAAGAGCTTGAGAAAATAGCTTTCATAGTCTTTTCCTTTCAGGTAACCGCTATCCACCATTTTGGACAGCAGGTCCAATACAGGGACCTTGTAATCATCCAGGTTGCAGAGCTGCAGCAGGTCCGGGAAGAGCGTGCGGGTAAGCGCCAGGGAATCATGTAAACGATCCAACGCAGGACTTTCGTCTTCATAATTGACAACCGGACCATCCACATGATCCAATGCCCCAACCGAATAATATCCCGGATAGGGTTGGTCCAGCACTATGGGCGGCTCCTGCAGCATGATCTCCTTATAGGCCTGGTAAGCGGCCCTGGTGCGTTGCGACAGCATGCTGGACAACACCAGGTCCTGCAGGAACACGGTATCCCCTGCCTTCCAGTACAATTGCTTCAGGTAAGGAA from Candidatus Pseudobacter hemicellulosilyticus encodes the following:
- a CDS encoding ABC transporter ATP-binding protein, whose protein sequence is MPLPLLHIDNLQIDFVGDAGVSSAVSGISFQVNRNEILAIVGESGSGKSVTALSILQLLPAPPARYSQGAIWFSPNGQASINLLQQSPAQLRAIRGNQIAMIFQEPMTSLNPLFTCGNQVMEAIRQHQSLSAKAARAKTLQLFEQVQLPDPASLFHRYPHQLSGGQKQRVMIAMAMSCEPDLLICDEPTTALDVTVQKTILGLLRSLQASSGMGVIFITHDLGVVAEVADRAIVLYKGNIVEEGPVSRLFSQPQHPYTKGLLACRPALHPKGQRLPVVSDFLSPAPTSPKEVLGRTNEQPANTPSPAARKENSSTAPLLEVNNLRVWFAHKKDLFGKSMEPVKAVDDVSFTVYKGETLGLVGESGCGKTTLGRSLLQLIAPTGGSIRYNGQELTTLTPAALKALRKDIQIVFQDPYSSLNPRLPIGSALQEPLEVHRLLPTARQRKERVMELLEKVNLLPEHFYRYPHEFSGGQRQRIVIARTLALNPDFIICDESVSALDVSVQAQVLNLLNELKKEFGFTSIFISHDLSVVRYISDRIMVMNKGRIEEIGEAEQVYAQPRSAYTRRLIAAVPQTPAIQL